tcgccgacagCGTCGGCCCTGCGCTGAACCAGCCGCAGTACATCGAGGTGCTCATGGCGCCGCTGACGGCCAAgtgggcggcgctcgacgataCCGATCCGGACCTGATCCCGCTGCTCGAGTGCCTTGCCTCGGTGACGATCGCGATGGGTCCCGGCTTTGCGCCGTACGCCCTGACCGTGTACCAGCGGTGCGTGTCGATTATCCACGCGAACCTGCAGGCgtacgagcaggcggcggcgaacCCCGACCCCGACCAGGACCTGCCAGACCGCACGTTTTTGAtcgtggcgctcgacctgctcaGCGGCCTGAGCCAGGGCCTTGGCCCGAGCGTGTCGGAGCTGGTCGCCAACGGCCAGCCCCTCCTCCTCCCCCAGATGCTGCCGTGCCTCACAAACATCGagccgccggtgcgccaGAGCGCCtatgcgctgctcggcgacctggcCATCTCGGCGtttgagcagctgcgcccgTACCTCGGCGCGTTTATGCCGCAGCTCCTCTCCCAGATCGACCCCGAGCAGATCCACGAGACGCTGAGCGTGTGCAACAATGCGACGTGGGCGGCGGGCGAGATTGCGCTGCAGtacggcagcgacgcgtcctTCCACCAGTGGATccccgagctgctcacgAAGCTCATCGCGATTTTGCGGCACCCCAAGAGCGTCAAGTCCCTCTCGGAGAACGCCGCGGTGACGATCGGGCGTGTGGGCCTTgtggcgccgcagctcgtcgcgccgcacctcAACGTGTTCCTCGAACCGTGGTGCCAGGCGCTGTGGGACATTAAAGACAATGACGAAAAAGACTCGGCGTTCCGCGGGCTCTGCGAGATGATCCGCGTGAACCCGAACGGGGCAACGCAGGGCTTTGCGTACTTCTGCAACGCCGTCGTGCGCTGGCAaaagccgagcgcgcgcttgaACGAGCTCTTTGCAGAAATTCTGCATGGCTTCCGCACCATGTCGGGCGACAAGTGGGGCGAGACCAAGGCGCAGTTCCCCCCGGTcatccagcagcgcctcgcagAGCGTTACGGCGTGTGATTGCGCACGTAGGTTACTATACCATGTAGAAACTACCTAGTCCTCGTCCCAGTTGGGGTTCTTGCCGGGGGCCTTGATGCCCGCCGCCTTGCTCATGATGATCGAATCGACCTTGAGCACGtcgatcgcggcgctcgtcgcgtaCTTGATCGCCCAGTGCTTGGCCACGAGCACGTCAAAGATCTGCGCAGCCACCGTCGAGACGGTGCCGTCGGCCTCGTTGTCGACGTCCACACCCAGGTCCGCCGCGTCGGACGACGCGTGCTTCGCCAAGAGCCGGCTCACGACCTCGGTCGCATCCAGGCCCGCGGTCTCGGCCAGCGTGCGGGGGATcacctgcagcgcctcgccaaaCTTTTTGATCGCGTGCTGGTTCAGACCGGGGGTCTTTTCGCCGTACTCAaacacgcggcgcgccagctcAATCTCGCTCGCACCGGCGCCCGGCACGAGGCGGGGGTCGCGCGTGAGCGCCTTGACCGCGTTGATTCCGTCGTCGatcgtgcgctcgaggtcgtcgaggtgcgaCGTCGTGGCGCCACGCAGCACAATCGTCGCGAGACGCGGCTTGGACTTGCCTCCGGGCTGGTCCTCTtcctggcgcagcaccgTGACGCGGTCGCCACCGATCTCGGTCGTCTCGGCAGTGTCCACCCAGCCCGCCTCTtcggcggtcggcgcgccgaggcgcgcgagtggCGTCGcaccgagcaggcggcagaggcgctgcaggtcAAACTTGCTCTGCACCTTTAGCACAAAGATCCCGAGGCGGTTAAGGTAgtgcagcgcaagctcgccgacggtgCTCTGCGCCACGACCACCTTGACGttcgcctcggcgatctCGGTGAGCGCTTTTTCAAGCTGCACCTCTTCGCCGCGCGAAAAGCTCTTGAGCTCGTTTGCATTGTGCAGGAGGACAGTGCCTTTGGTCTCGGTCTGCGAGATATCAATGCCGCACGAGTACACGGCGACCTTGGCGTGGCGCGCAGTCTTGACCGAGCCCTCCGGCACGCGGCCAAAGACCATcccgcgcacgacgcggctCTGGGCGAGGGAGCCGCCCATGATCTTGACGACACGCACATTGTCGACACtcaggtcgcgcagcgtgtccTGCGACGGGAGCACGAGGtgcacggcctgcgcgacgagcggcgcaaggacgTCCTCCGAGCCGTACTGCTtcgaggcgagcgcggggcgcagcgcgagcgcgagcgactcttgcgtcggcggcgacgagagcgtcgcgagcgagaggtgctcgagctcttcgagcgcgcggtcgcGTGCAAGGGCAAACCCTTGCACGATCTCGGTGGggtgcaggccgagcgcaatgaggccctcggccttgcgcagaagctcgccggcgaggaTCAGCACAAAGTTGGTGCCGTCGCCCATCTCGGCCTCTTGCTGCTGCGAGGCAAAGACGATGAGCTTCGCAGCGGGATGCACAACTTCCATCTCGCGGATGAtcgtcgcggcgtcgctcgtgaCAAACATGCGCCCGAGGTGGTTGACGACCATCTTGTTGCGCCCAATCGGGCCAAaggacgtgcgcacgaTATTCGACAGCTCGCCTACGGCCTGAATGTTCCGCAGAACGGCCTCTTCGATGCCTTCCATATGCTTGTATCCATCCTTGAACAGGTTGGGGCcgcccgcgcgcggcacttTCAGCGCCATGGTCGATCCGAAGAAAACGCGTGGCGCTGCGGAAGTATGTCGAGGAAATATGTGGAggggcgcgacggccgccgctaGGGCCACTGTGATCGGTGGAGGATGCGGGGATGACGCTCGGGCGAAAGGCGGGCCGTGGCGAGATATTGAGATAGGGCAGAGAGTATGGGCAGTATGTACAGTGTGGTGAGGAGGCATGGGATACTAGCATTGTAGCAGGCGCAGGGACGCGCCGGGGCACACGTGCCAAAGGCATCGAATCCTCCGACATTCAGACTCCGAGCGCTTTGTGAAAGCCGCTCGTCATGGTCATGCTACATAGTACCGTTCGTATCGGCACGCCCACGCCCATGTTCTCGGCCGTTTCCTTTCGATTGCTTAATAGTGGAGGTGATAGTTTCTCGAGGGCGCCATAGCAAGACGCACACCCTAGCGTGTTCCGCGTGCAAGGCGACCTCTACCTCGAGACGGCCGCTTTCTTGTCGAGCATGCCCTGACGCGCATGCTCGAAAATGAACGCCACGCCCCAAAGCACCAAGGCGGCAGCCTGACGCCCGCCGCGATCAGTGCTGACGTCATCTTCGAGCGCGTACGCCGGCGAACCGGCGTAATGATCGAGTGTGCTGACGACTCTGGCGCCTAAAAGGCGTCGCAAGCGCTGCTGTAGTACGTGGCCTTGTGGGCGATCGGCGTGGGAGTACAGGCCACAACTTTCTCCACGATGTATGACGTTGTCGTGTATGGTGCCACTGGCTTTACCGGCCAGCTTACGGCGCAGTACCTCGCCGAACACCCTCAGGCACCGGCCATAGCACTTGCAGGACGCAATGTCgccaagctgcgcaaggtgcgcgagcagctcgacgtgcccaaagagcgccgcgacgcaaTTCAGCTGATCGAGGCGTCGGCTGAAGACCCCGCGAGCATCCAAGCGTTCGCACGCAGTACCAAGGCCATTATCAACACCGTCGGGCCCTACCTGAAGCTGGGCGGATTCGACGTCGTCAaggccgccgtcgaggcgggGGCGGGGTACGTCGACCTGGCCGGCGAGTCGGTGTTTTATGCGCGCCTCATCCAagagctgcacgaggccgcgcaAAAGACGCACGCCGTCATTGTGCCGTCGTCTGCGATGGACTCGCTCCCGTTCGACATCTCGACATACTTGGCCGTGAAAGAGGTGAAGAAGGCGCTGGGTGGCAATGCCGATgtcgggcgcgtcgagagCGGTTATGCGGCGCAAGGCTCGTTTTCGGGGGGCTCGTTTGCGAGTCTCGCAAgcatgcgcacgcaccCCGAGCTGTTCAAGTACGCGCAGCCGTACATGCTGAGCCCGGTCAAGGGGGCCGCCACGTCCCCGTGGTTCTTCACGCGGTACATGCCACAGTTTGGGCGGAGCGGCGCATTCACCATCCTCTCACCGCACAACACGCGTGTCTTGAACCGCACGTGGGGCCTGTTggaggaggcgcgcctgccggAGCGGTACGGACCGACGTTTAGCTTCTTGGACGTGTTCGTCGCGCCGAATTACCTGCTGTCCTTCCTCGTTTCGGTCACCTGCACGGTGCTCGCTTGGGTACTCGTAAACGTTCCGCATATCGAAAAAGGGCTCGCGTGGATCGCTCCGCcgggcaccggcgcctcaaaggaggcgctcgagagcgGATACTTGGACGCCCGTACCGTGGCctacgcgcgcgacggcaagacgcgcggcctcgtcgtgTTCCGTGCAAAGGGCGACCCTGGCTACCTCAAGACGGCCGCGTTCCTTGGCGAAATGGCGCTCACGATTGCGCTCGAAAAAGAGCGCCTCACGCCGATGGCCAAGCAGGGCGGCATCCTCACTCCGGCCACGGTTGCGCCAGAGATCATCGCCGCACGTCTCGGCAAGTATGCGGGCGTGACGATCAAGGGCACCAAGGTGTCCGATTCCGAAGATGTGTCCAAGGTGCTTGCGTAATATTAGGCCATTCGCGTTTGGCTCCTCGTGGAGGGTTTGTGGGTTTACCAGTTCCGGCCGTTTCCTCTCAATTGTTTCGTAGTGGAGGTAATCGTTTCTACCATGTACGACGTGGTCGTGTATGGCGCGACGGGCTTTACCGGCCAGCTTACGGCGCAGTACCTTGCCGAGCATCCTCAGGCACCGGCTGTTGCGCTTGCCGGGCGCAACCATGC
This region of Malassezia japonica chromosome 8, complete sequence genomic DNA includes:
- the CCT8 gene encoding T-complex protein 1 subunit theta (COG:O; antiSMASH:Cluster_1; EggNog:ENOG503NUID), with protein sequence MALKVPRAGGPNLFKDGYKHMEGIEEAVLRNIQAVGELSNIVRTSFGPIGRNKMVVNHLGRMFVTSDAATIIREMEVVHPAAKLIVFASQQQEAEMGDGTNFVLILAGELLRKAEGLIALGLHPTEIVQGFALARDRALEELEHLSLATLSSPPTQESLALALRPALASKQYGSEDVLAPLVAQAVHLVLPSQDTLRDLSVDNVRVVKIMGGSLAQSRVVRGMVFGRVPEGSVKTARHAKVAVYSCGIDISQTETKGTVLLHNANELKSFSRGEEVQLEKALTEIAEANVKVVVAQSTVGELALHYLNRLGIFVLKVQSKFDLQRLCRLLGATPLARLGAPTAEEAGWVDTAETTEIGGDRVTVLRQEEDQPGGKSKPRLATIVLRGATTSHLDDLERTIDDGINAVKALTRDPRLVPGAGASEIELARRVFEYGEKTPGLNQHAIKKFGEALQVIPRTLAETAGLDATEVVSRLLAKHASSDAADLGVDVDNEADGTVSTVAAQIFDVLVAKHWAIKYATSAAIDVLKVDSIIMSKAAGIKAPGKNPNWDED
- a CDS encoding uncharacterized protein (EggNog:ENOG503NWT8; TransMembrane:1 (o273-291i); antiSMASH:Cluster_1; COG:I), which encodes MYDVVVYGATGFTGQLTAQYLAEHPQAPAIALAGRNVAKLRKVREQLDVPKERRDAIQLIEASAEDPASIQAFARSTKAIINTVGPYLKLGGFDVVKAAVEAGAGYVDLAGESVFYARLIQELHEAAQKTHAVIVPSSAMDSLPFDISTYLAVKEVKKALGGNADVGRVESGYAAQGSFSGGSFASLASMRTHPELFKYAQPYMLSPVKGAATSPWFFTRYMPQFGRSGAFTILSPHNTRVLNRTWGLLEEARLPERYGPTFSFLDVFVAPNYLLSFLVSVTCTVLAWVLVNVPHIEKGLAWIAPPGTGASKEALESGYLDARTVAYARDGKTRGLVVFRAKGDPGYLKTAAFLGEMALTIALEKERLTPMAKQGGILTPATVAPEIIAARLGKYAGVTIKGTKVSDSEDVSKVLA